A window from Streptomyces subrutilus encodes these proteins:
- a CDS encoding sensor histidine kinase, with amino-acid sequence MTSTGDVEGRAGPPLWWVRRRDVVVDGALGAVSAVECGWEGASFAREAGLPVAVGVLFGIAVGAVLLLRRRWPIAVVLVGIAVAPAAMGFLLGVVGLYTLASSEVPRRITGTLASMSLAATFVVMYLRTRGDVEADPMLVVVLSGFVAVALTVPPVLFGLYVGARRRLMESLQERADSLERELSLLADRAEERAEWARTEERTRIAREMHDVVAHRVSLMVVHAAALEAVALKDPARAVKNAALVGDMGRQALTELREMLGVLRAAEKPKPAPAAAPVPAGGGATAVVAPLSAALVAVFDDGPSLGGLEELVGQSRAAGMAVEVVVQGEAAGYAAELEQTAYRVVQEALTNCHKHAPGARVVVRLAHREGEVAMQVENGPCEGRSDGVGLPSGGNGLVGMRERVLALGGVFVSGPTDAGGFRVSAVLPVR; translated from the coding sequence ATGACCAGTACGGGGGATGTGGAAGGCCGCGCTGGGCCGCCTTTGTGGTGGGTGCGGCGGCGGGATGTCGTGGTGGACGGCGCGCTCGGCGCGGTGTCCGCCGTCGAGTGCGGGTGGGAAGGCGCGTCGTTCGCCCGCGAGGCCGGGCTGCCGGTCGCGGTCGGGGTGCTGTTCGGGATCGCGGTGGGGGCCGTGCTCCTGCTGCGGCGACGGTGGCCGATCGCCGTGGTGCTGGTCGGGATCGCCGTGGCGCCGGCCGCGATGGGTTTCCTGCTCGGAGTGGTGGGCCTGTACACGCTGGCCTCCTCCGAGGTGCCCCGGCGGATCACCGGCACGCTGGCCTCGATGTCGCTGGCCGCGACCTTCGTGGTGATGTACCTGCGCACCCGCGGTGACGTGGAGGCCGACCCGATGCTGGTCGTCGTCCTGTCCGGCTTCGTGGCGGTGGCGCTGACCGTGCCGCCGGTGCTGTTCGGGCTGTACGTCGGGGCCAGGCGGCGGCTGATGGAGAGCCTGCAGGAGCGGGCGGACTCCCTGGAGCGGGAGTTGTCGCTGCTGGCGGACCGGGCCGAGGAGCGGGCCGAGTGGGCCCGTACCGAGGAGCGGACCCGGATCGCGCGGGAGATGCACGACGTCGTCGCGCACCGGGTCAGCCTGATGGTGGTGCACGCCGCGGCCCTGGAGGCGGTGGCGCTGAAGGACCCGGCGCGGGCCGTGAAGAACGCCGCGCTGGTGGGGGACATGGGCCGGCAGGCGCTGACCGAGCTGCGCGAGATGCTCGGGGTGCTGCGGGCGGCCGAGAAGCCGAAGCCCGCCCCGGCGGCGGCCCCGGTCCCGGCCGGCGGCGGCGCCACGGCTGTCGTGGCGCCGCTGTCCGCGGCGCTGGTGGCGGTCTTCGACGACGGGCCCTCGCTCGGTGGGCTGGAGGAGCTCGTCGGGCAGTCGCGCGCGGCCGGGATGGCCGTGGAGGTGGTGGTGCAGGGCGAGGCCGCCGGGTACGCGGCGGAGCTGGAGCAGACGGCGTACCGGGTGGTGCAGGAGGCGCTGACCAACTGCCACAAGCACGCGCCCGGGGCGCGGGTGGTGGTGCGGCTGGCGCACCGGGAGGGGGAGGTGGCCATGCAGGTGGAGAACGGGCCCTGCGAGGGCCGGTCCGACGGCGTCGGCCTGCCGAGCGGGGGGAACGGCCTGGTCGGGATGCGGGAGCGGGTGCTCGCGCTGGGCGGGGTCTTCGTCTCCGGGCCGACGGACGCGGGCGGCTTCCGGGTGTCGGCGGTCCTGCCGGTGCGGTAG
- a CDS encoding SUKH-3 domain-containing protein: MTSASTPAATGSASASYDRSSATRFPVAVDSALRTAGWEPGRWDIKQAEYWAGALRDHTTPAGHRHTVFPAAVEAWAEFGGLTVTAPGTGRQIAPVPVRIDPLTGLHLARTFADLGRALSTRLCPLGVEADGDSHLAIDAEGRVYGIDHSGDWYLGASLDDALALLLTGLQPTRLTTA, translated from the coding sequence ATGACCAGCGCCTCCACCCCCGCCGCAACGGGGTCCGCCTCCGCCTCCTACGACCGCTCCTCGGCCACCCGCTTCCCGGTCGCCGTCGACTCCGCCCTGCGCACCGCCGGGTGGGAGCCCGGCCGCTGGGACATCAAGCAGGCCGAGTACTGGGCCGGCGCCCTCCGGGACCACACCACCCCCGCCGGACACCGGCACACCGTCTTCCCCGCCGCCGTCGAGGCCTGGGCCGAATTCGGCGGGCTCACCGTGACCGCCCCCGGAACCGGCCGCCAGATAGCCCCGGTTCCCGTGCGCATCGACCCCCTCACCGGCCTCCACCTGGCCCGCACCTTCGCCGACCTGGGCCGCGCCCTGTCCACCCGGCTCTGCCCGCTCGGCGTCGAGGCCGACGGGGACTCCCACCTGGCCATCGACGCCGAGGGCCGCGTCTACGGCATCGACCACAGCGGCGACTGGTACCTCGGTGCGAGCCTCGACGACGCCCTCGCCCTCCTGCTGACCGGCCTCCAGCCGACCCGCCTCACCACCGCCTGA
- a CDS encoding YwqJ-related putative deaminase, whose translation MRWGSSDGRPAVPVLRFRRDGILPTVAAALSVRGETLTGTAGKADQPPVLHPLVQDFLDTLTSGQRERFTGRCPEALLLSRHLTTVEGARSKRASRKPLTPSEARRSLKHSKITARHIREDGDPLHGNYAPPCRSCAALLSHFGVRPVDLTPAE comes from the coding sequence CTGCGTTGGGGCAGCTCCGACGGGCGCCCCGCCGTGCCCGTGCTGCGCTTCCGCCGCGACGGCATCCTCCCGACCGTCGCCGCGGCCCTCTCCGTACGGGGCGAGACCCTCACCGGCACCGCCGGCAAGGCCGACCAGCCCCCCGTGCTCCACCCGCTCGTCCAGGACTTCCTCGACACCCTGACCAGCGGCCAGCGCGAACGTTTCACCGGCCGATGTCCCGAAGCCCTCCTGCTCTCCCGCCACCTCACCACCGTCGAGGGCGCCCGCTCCAAGCGCGCCTCCCGCAAACCCCTCACCCCGAGCGAGGCCCGGCGCTCCCTGAAGCATTCGAAGATCACCGCCCGCCACATCCGCGAGGACGGCGACCCCCTCCACGGCAACTACGCACCCCCCTGCCGCTCCTGCGCCGCCCTCCTCTCCCACTTCGGCGTACGCCCCGTCGACCTCACCCCAGCCGAGTAG